The DNA sequence TGATCAAATCTTTCATCTTATCAGCCTCTTGTGAGGTCTTTTCCCGTTTTTTGGAAATATCCTCAATGACCTGTGAGGATTCCTTTCATGGATTATTCCCCATAACAAGCAGGGGAATCACTTCATGCGATGTAAGCTCACCGAGAAAGAATAAGAATTTTTCCATTATGCCAGTTTTACAAACTGGATCATCTCACGTTTTTTAGACATTCAAGTCTGAACACGAGAAAATAGAGGCGTAAAAGAACGAAAGAGACACGCCCTTATAAAACCTGGATACCTTTTTGAAAAAATAGTGCGATCTATGGCGTTCGGCAATGTTTTTGCTTGAGAACTCAAATCTATTGCAAACAACCGTAAGAGAGCTCTTAAATTCGAGAAGAAATAAAAATAGTCATAAAATCATCCTTAAAAAGGATTTAAGACATCAATAAAGAGCGTATCTATTGAAAATTTTTGTTTTAAATGCACACCCAAGGCGCGCGGTCCAATTCTCTCTGTTGCAGAGTGTCCCAGACCAAAAAAATTAACCTTTTCTTCATAGGCTTGATGCCAGGTTGGTTCATCAAAGCTTCCCGTAATAAAGCAATCCAACTTTTCAGAAGCAGCGTCCACAATAGAGCGATATGCGCCTCCGGAAATCAATCCTACGGATTCTACAATCTCCTTTCCCCCAAGAGCAACATGGGCTGCATGCCCATAGTAGCGCTCTAATTTCTCTTGAAAAACACCTCTTTTCTGCGGAGCAATTTTCCCCTGCACGCCAATCGGAATTTTATTGAAAAAACCAAACGGTTTTAAATCCATCCACTCTAAATCTTGCGCCGCTTTCCAGTTATTTCCAAATTCCATATGGGCATCAAGAGGTAAATGATAAGCAAAAAGAGAAAGGCCATGTTTTAAAAGAAGGGCAATCTTTTTGTGTTTAGTCCCAACAATTGGAAATTCATCTCGATTCCAAAAGAGTCCATGGTGAACAATTAAGGCCTGACAACTTGCATCTATGGCTTGCTGTATCGTTTCTAAACTTGCAGAAACCGCTACACCAATGCGATTAATCTTTTCATCACCTTCTACCTGTAGTCCATTAGGGCAATTATCCATCAAACCAGGGATATGTAACAGAGTCTCTAGGTATTTAGATAATTCTTGTAATGTAATCATAATCATTCCAAAATCGGGTTATATCAGCCATTTAAAGTATTTTGATGATCTATTTAATAAGGGTTTCTCCAAAATGTCAAATGCTATTTCTCTCGCAAAAGAAGCGGCTGGTCGAACAGCTGCGCAGTTTATAGAATCAGGAATGTTAGTCGGATTAGGAACTGGCACGACCACTCATTGCTTTATTGAAGCCCTAGGAAAACGATGTCAAGAAGGACTACGAATTCAAGCGCTTGCTTCATCTGAACGCTCTGCGACTCTAGCACGAGAACAAAAAATTCCTCTACTTCAGACAGATCAGGTCACTTATTTAGATATAACTGTCGATGGTGCAGATCAAATCGACCCACAAAAAAGAATGATTAAAGGAGGAGGCGGGGCATTACTACGTGAAAAAATTTTGGCTTCCATCAGCAAAGAAATGGTTGTCATTGTTGACTCTTCTAAAGTCGTTGAGCAATTTGGTTCCTTTCCGCTTCCCGTAGAGATGGTAACATTTGCCTATCAAGCAACCATCAAAAAATTAAACGCACTTGGATATACAGGAAAGTTGCGCGAAAAAGGCGGGATCCCTTATGTCTCGGATAACGGGAATTACATTTTTGATATTTCACTGCCGAAGCCTTGCTTAACTCCAGAAAAAGAAAACCAACAAATTCGAGCCATTCCAGGAGTTGTTGAAACAGGTTTTTTCTTTGGATTAGCTGGCCGTGTTTTGATTGGATTTCCGGACGGACGTGTTGAAATTCGTTCGTGACAAAAAAAAGCCCCTGACTAAAATGCGAATTTAATCTGAGTAGCTGAAGGAAGCCCATGCATTCTGAACTTGTCCCTCTATCTTTTGATAAAATTATGCAAACTCGCTCGTATACGGTCGTGATTTTGGGAAGTGATCAGAAAAAATTTGCCATTTACACAGATCCAACCACCGGACGCAATTTACAGATGTATTTAACTGGATTGGAAAAGGCGCGTCCTCTTACCCATGATTTGATCGACTCCATTTTACAAGGACTGGACGTTAAAATTTTGCAGGTTGTCATCACGGATTTGCAGGATACAGTGTATTTTGCACGTTTATTCCTTGAGCAAACAATTGGAAACCTTCGCCATATTTTAGAGATCGACGCCCGCCCAAGTGATTGCATCACATTAGCTCTCATGAACAACGTTCCCGTCTATTGCACACGAGAAGTTCTGGAAAAAACAATTGCGATTGAAGAATAAAAAGAAGGGGTCATATCAATCATACTAAAATGATGACGAAGCCCCTAATTTATCTAATAATTGATATTAAATTTGTTACGTGCGAGATCTAAAAGTGTCTCAACAGCTTGCTGAGCATCATCGCCAGTCGCTGTAACGGAAATACGCGATCCACGCGTTGCAGCTAGCATCAAAATTCCTAGAAGAGACTTAGCGTTCACCTCCGTTTTTTGATAGGTTAGCCGAACATCGGATTTAAAGGCAGCAGCACACTTCACAATTTCAGTTGAAGGGCGTGTATGAAGCCCTCGTTCATTTCGAACGACAAAAATTCCTTTAGCCTTGCATCTTTCCATAGGGCTTTGTATCGACATTTTTCCTCCTAATGTTTTGCAGAACAGGAAAATTTCACTTGCGGTATATGGATAAATCGACACACTATTTACTTGCAAATGATTTTTTTTCAAAATTCAATATTCAAGCTTTTTGTAGTCAAAATTCCATTAAATTCAGTATAAAAGTCCTCTTAAGCTAACCTTTTGAAAAAGTTGTTACCTTCAAGTTTTTGAATCCATCTCTTTCATCCACCAACAAGTATAGCACATGGAGAATTATATTATGACTGTTAAACCAAGAAATTTAGTCGACCCTAAAGACTGTTGGAATGTGGAGGCTCTTTATCCATCCTTTCAAAGTTGGCAGAACATTTTTATCGAAACTATCGGTGAAAACCCCCGCCCATCATGGCCTGACATAGAAGCTTTTAAAGGGCGCTTAACAGAAAGTCCAGAAACATTAAAATCGGCCCTCGATATTCTTTTTGCGCATGATGAAAAGCTCTCTAAATTGTATACGTATGCGCATTTGAGAAATGATGAAGATATTACTAACGATCAACATAAGATTGGGTACACGAAAATCACAGGAATTTTACACGATTTTAATCAAGCCACTGCATGGATTGAGCCTGAGCTCCTATCCCAAAACATAGAAAAACTCGACATGTTTTTACATGCTCCCGCTTTGGCGCCCTACAAATTTTTTCTGGAGAAAATTTTAAGAAAAAAAGCACACACACTTTCATCAGAATCAGAAGCTCTATGCGCCATGGCCGGCAAAGCAATGGAAACACCTTATAAAGCTTTCAATGCTCTCAATGATGCAGATTTCGATTTTGGTCTCGTGACAGACAGCAAAGGCGAGCAAAGACCTTTAACGCATGGAACCTATGGCATTTATTTAAGGGAACACGATCAAGTTCTTCGAAAAAATGCGTTTAATCAATTGCACGGCAAATACCTCAAATATGAAAATTCTCTGACCGAGTTATTACAAGGGGCTGTGCAGAATCATTTATTTAATGCGCAGGCTCATCACTATCCGACTTGCTTAGATGCTGCTCTATTCCCCAAAAATATTGATACAAAAGTTTATACAGCTCTTATTCAAGCGGTGAATGAAGAGCTTCCCTCTCTTCATCGCTATATGCATTTACGGCGCCGTGTTTTAGGGCTCGACACTTTGCATTTATATGATATGTACGTTCCTCTCATTCAAGAAGTGGAAATGAAAATTCCTTATTCAGAAGCTGAAGAATTGATCATCGATTCTGTGGCTCCTCTTGGATCCGAATACCAAAACCTTCTACGCAAGGGGTTGAAGGAGGAGCGTTGGGTTGATCGCTATGAAAACAAAAACAAAAGATCGGGAGCCTATTCAAGTGGATGCTATGGCAGCATGCCCTACATTCTCATGAACTACAAAGACCTCTTGCGCGATGTCTTTACATTGGCACATGAGGCTGGCCATAGCATGCATAGTCTTCTTTCTCGTACCACACAGCCCTATCACTACAGCGATTATCCTATCTTCTTGGCAGAAGTTGCTTCAACATTTAATGAAGACCTTCTCATTCGGCTGCTTTTTGAGCGTGCTAAGACAAAAGAGGAAAAAATCTATTTAATCAATCAGAAAATCGAGGATATTCGCTCAACCTTATTCCGCCAAACCATGTTTGCCGAATTTGAGCTTTTGATTCATGAGATGGCAGAAAATAATACCCCCCTCACGCCCGCAACTTTGAAGCAAGAATATCGCAAATTAAATGAAAAATATTTTGGAAACGAAACAGCGATCCACACAGAAGCAGAAATTGAGTGGGCTCGCATCCCCCATTTCTACTACAATTTCTATGTTTTCCAGTATGCCACAGGAATTAGTGCAGCTCTAGCTTTGGCAGATAAAGTCGTCACAGAAGGAGAGCCTGCCCGCGAAGCCTATCTGCAATTCTTAAAAGGCGGGTCGAGTGGGTATCCAATTGAAATGTTACAAGCAGCCGGCGTCGATATGCAAACCCCTAAGCCTGTAAAATCTGCTATACATAAATTTGATGAATACGTGAAATTATTAGAGCAACTTTTGTTTTCTTAGCAGTCAAATTAAGAATCTGCTAAAAAGGCTTGCAAAAAAATTGGCAGAGCGATATATCTTTTGATTTCGATAAGCCTGCAGGCCTTGCTTGCGAGATGTAAACCTAAACTAAGGAGAAACCCTATGGCTCAAACAGAAGAATTGAAAGCGACTCAAGCTAAAAACACACTTAAGCCGCTTGGCGACCGTGTTTTAGTTCGTCGCCTAGAAGCAGAAGAAAAGCTCAAAGGTGGAATCATTCTTCCAGACACTGCAAAGAAAAAACAAGAACAAGCAGAAGTCGTCGCTATTGGCACAGGAAAAAAAGATAAAGACGGCAATCTGATTCCTCCTCCAGTAAAAATTGGAGATATTGTTCTAATGGAAAAATACTCAGGTCAAGAAGTGACTCTTGGCGATCAAGAATATGTTATCGTCCGTGGAGATGACTTGATTGCTATCATCCAAAATTAAGAGACAACTACTAAAAGATCTTTAAGGAGCATGATTATGGCTGCAAAGAACATCAAATTTAAAGAAGATGCGCGTCAAAATATTTTAAAAGGAGTCCGTACTTTAGCAAGTGCTGTTAAAGTCACTCTCGGACCCAAAGGACGCAATGTCATCATTGATAAAGCTTATGGCGCTCCTCACATCACAAAAGACGGTGTGACAGTTGCCAAAGAAATCGAATTAGAAGACAAGCACGAAAACATGGGCGCTCAAATGGTCAAAGAAGTCGCCAGCAAAACTGCAGATAAAGCTGGAGATGGAACAACGACAGCGACGGTCCTAGCAGAAGCAATCTTCAGTGAAGGCCTTCGCAATGTCGCAGCTGGAGCCAATCCCATGGATCTTAAGCGTGGAATGGAAAAAGCGGTTAAAACAATTGCTAAAGAATTAGAAGCGCTCAGCAAACCCATTAAAAACCAACATGAGATCGCTCAAGTCGCAACAATTTCCGCAAACAATGATGCAGAAATTGGACAAATCATTGCAGATGCGATGGAAAAAGTTGGAAAAGATGGTACGATCACAGTGGAAGAAGCCAAAGGCTTTGAAACAACATTGGATGTCGTAAAAGGAATGAACTTTGACCGTGGTTATTTGTCCGCTTATTTTATGACAAATCCAGAAACACAAGAGTGTATCCTTGAAAATCCGTACATCTTAATCTACGAGAAGAAAATTTCGGTTGTAAAAGAGTTAATTCCTCTCTTGCAAACAGTTGCAGAAAGTGGCAGACCGCTTTTGATTATCGCAGAAGATGTTGAAGGTGAAGCTTTAGCAACACTCGTTGTTAACCGCTTAAGAGCTGGTCTTAAAGTTTGTGCAGTTAAAGCTCCTGGATTCGGTGACAGACGCAAAGCTATTTTGGAAGATTTGGCTATTTTGACAGGTGCGCAAGTCATTAGCGAAGAACTTGGAATGAAGCTTGAACAAGCAACAATCGAAATGCTTGGAAAAGCGAAAAAAGTGATCGTTAAAAAAGATGACACAACATTAATCGAAGGACAAGGCGATAAAGAGCGTCTCCGCGATCGTGTTGCGCAAATTAAACGTCAAATCGAAGAAACAGAATCTGACTACGATCGTGAAAAATTACAAGAACGTCTTGCAAAACTTGCAGGCGGCGTTGGCGTGATTCGCGTTGGAGCAGCAACTGAAGTCGAAATGAAAGAGAAAAAAGACCGTGTAGACGATGCCCAACATGCAACAGCAGCAGCGATTGAAGAAGGGATTCTTCCTGGTGGTGGCGTCGCATTTATTCGTTGTATCCCAGCTCTTAACAGACTTGCGACAACACTTGAGGGCGATGAAAAAACAGGCGTTCTCATTATTGCACGTGCCCTTTCAGCCCCTCTTCGTCAAATTGCAGAAAATGCAGGACAAGAAGGCTCAATTATCTTGCAAGAAGTGGAAAGCCGTCCAGTCACAGAAGGCTACAATGCTTTGACAGGTGAATATGTTGACATGTTTGAATCTGGAATCTTAGATCCTAAGAAAGTCGCGCGTTGTGCATTGGAAAATGCCGTTTCGATCGCCGCTCTCTTGCTGACAACAGAAGCAACTGTTGTTGAGATTCCTGAGGAAAAAGCAGCGCCAGCAATGCCAGCAGGAATGGATTATTAATCCAAATCCTTAAAGCCTAAAAAATCAAGAGCCCGTTTTTACGGGCTCTTTTCATTTGCTTCAATCTCAATTTGGAAGTAAGGATTTTGATCGACTTGGATCTTAAGAATCGCTTGCTCAATGATAGATTCCCAACAAGCTTCAGGGCCTTTTTTAGCCTCGTCCTCAATGCTTTGAATCCAGGCATCCGTAAAAAGCGCTCCATCCAATGTACACCATGCAAATTCCCCCGTCTTGGCTCCAGCTAATAGGATTTTTCCTCGGCACTCGCGAAACAAGGCTAAATAAGCATCAGCCGTAATTGCTCGCTGTCCCATCATGGCCATACTTCTTGCTGCTAAAGGTGGAGCAAACATATCAGGAACAATGTTATTACAAACATCTGCGAAAACAATCATTAACCGTGGGCATTTATTTTCGAGCTCACTGACAATCAAATCAAAATCGATCCCTTTATTCTCATGGGTGATATAAAGATTTGGCCAAGGACTTTCTTTCTTTTTTGTGCGATAACCATGTCCTGAAAAGTAGAATAAGATAACATCATCATCGCTAACAGATAAGTTTTGGATTGTCGTTAAAATCTCTGCTGAGGTGATTTCTTTTCCAGCAATAAAGTGCTTTTGAATAGGGAGATTCGCATGTCGGGAAATTTTATAAATCTCCGCTTCCATTTTTTTTAAATCCATTTCCACAGATTTGCTAATATTTGAAGCAATCGTGTCAGCAACTACAATTGCATGTAAATCCGCTGCCTCTGATTGGACACTAAAAATCAGAGCTAAGGCAATGAGAATGTTAGGTATACGCATAAAATCTTCTTTTATTACAATGATTTAAAATAATCGAGGCAGGCTTTCATCTCATCTTGCATAGGATCAAAATCCAATACAACGCTGGACTGAACACCCTCAATTCGGATTTGATTGATAAAGGAACTCACTAATACTGTTAAGGTTTTCTCTTCTTTTTTAAAATAAAGGACGTATTCAGGTAAGAATAATCCCGATTTTGTTTTCTCCACGATAAAATTCTTCGGAGAAAGCAAAAGATTTTGAATCTGTGCTATTTGTGAAGAAGAAAGTGATATTAAAGGTTCTTCTGACAAATATTCTTGACCACTTCCCCCCATAGCAAATCCAGTGGGAAGCACCTTGCCAAATTTGATGGAATCTGGATTAGCTAGGATCTCTAAAAATTCTTCCCCTACCTTGATTTCGAATGTGCTCCTTGGATTTTCCCCCTCAGTCTCTCCGTCTCTGCCATGTAAAAAGATGCCAAGAGCAAGACTTATAACAAATAAATACAAATATTTCATAAACTTTTTCTCCATTAGTTTGCCTATTTTATAAAAAATAAAACTTTAGTTCAATTTTTATTAAAACAAAATAAATGATATAATAAAAAATGGATAATAAAAAAAGAGGAGAGCAGTTATGGAGGTGAATCAAGGAAATTGGCAATCAAATCGTATTTATCAGGGCCCAAAGCAAGAACAAGTCGAAAAATCAGATGTTAAGATAGGATCTCATCAGGGAGAAGCTCCTAAAGC is a window from the Parachlamydia acanthamoebae genome containing:
- a CDS encoding Nif3-like dinuclear metal center hexameric protein, with the protein product MTLQELSKYLETLLHIPGLMDNCPNGLQVEGDEKINRIGVAVSASLETIQQAIDASCQALIVHHGLFWNRDEFPIVGTKHKKIALLLKHGLSLFAYHLPLDAHMEFGNNWKAAQDLEWMDLKPFGFFNKIPIGVQGKIAPQKRGVFQEKLERYYGHAAHVALGGKEIVESVGLISGGAYRSIVDAASEKLDCFITGSFDEPTWHQAYEEKVNFFGLGHSATERIGPRALGVHLKQKFSIDTLFIDVLNPF
- the rpiA gene encoding ribose-5-phosphate isomerase RpiA, yielding MSNAISLAKEAAGRTAAQFIESGMLVGLGTGTTTHCFIEALGKRCQEGLRIQALASSERSATLAREQKIPLLQTDQVTYLDITVDGADQIDPQKRMIKGGGGALLREKILASISKEMVVIVDSSKVVEQFGSFPLPVEMVTFAYQATIKKLNALGYTGKLREKGGIPYVSDNGNYIFDISLPKPCLTPEKENQQIRAIPGVVETGFFFGLAGRVLIGFPDGRVEIRS
- a CDS encoding bifunctional nuclease family protein, whose amino-acid sequence is MHSELVPLSFDKIMQTRSYTVVILGSDQKKFAIYTDPTTGRNLQMYLTGLEKARPLTHDLIDSILQGLDVKILQVVITDLQDTVYFARLFLEQTIGNLRHILEIDARPSDCITLALMNNVPVYCTREVLEKTIAIEE
- a CDS encoding HPr family phosphocarrier protein, whose product is MSIQSPMERCKAKGIFVVRNERGLHTRPSTEIVKCAAAFKSDVRLTYQKTEVNAKSLLGILMLAATRGSRISVTATGDDAQQAVETLLDLARNKFNINY
- the pepF gene encoding oligoendopeptidase F, with translation MTVKPRNLVDPKDCWNVEALYPSFQSWQNIFIETIGENPRPSWPDIEAFKGRLTESPETLKSALDILFAHDEKLSKLYTYAHLRNDEDITNDQHKIGYTKITGILHDFNQATAWIEPELLSQNIEKLDMFLHAPALAPYKFFLEKILRKKAHTLSSESEALCAMAGKAMETPYKAFNALNDADFDFGLVTDSKGEQRPLTHGTYGIYLREHDQVLRKNAFNQLHGKYLKYENSLTELLQGAVQNHLFNAQAHHYPTCLDAALFPKNIDTKVYTALIQAVNEELPSLHRYMHLRRRVLGLDTLHLYDMYVPLIQEVEMKIPYSEAEELIIDSVAPLGSEYQNLLRKGLKEERWVDRYENKNKRSGAYSSGCYGSMPYILMNYKDLLRDVFTLAHEAGHSMHSLLSRTTQPYHYSDYPIFLAEVASTFNEDLLIRLLFERAKTKEEKIYLINQKIEDIRSTLFRQTMFAEFELLIHEMAENNTPLTPATLKQEYRKLNEKYFGNETAIHTEAEIEWARIPHFYYNFYVFQYATGISAALALADKVVTEGEPAREAYLQFLKGGSSGYPIEMLQAAGVDMQTPKPVKSAIHKFDEYVKLLEQLLFS
- a CDS encoding co-chaperone GroES, yielding MAQTEELKATQAKNTLKPLGDRVLVRRLEAEEKLKGGIILPDTAKKKQEQAEVVAIGTGKKDKDGNLIPPPVKIGDIVLMEKYSGQEVTLGDQEYVIVRGDDLIAIIQN
- the groL gene encoding chaperonin GroEL (60 kDa chaperone family; promotes refolding of misfolded polypeptides especially under stressful conditions; forms two stacked rings of heptamers to form a barrel-shaped 14mer; ends can be capped by GroES; misfolded proteins enter the barrel where they are refolded when GroES binds); protein product: MAAKNIKFKEDARQNILKGVRTLASAVKVTLGPKGRNVIIDKAYGAPHITKDGVTVAKEIELEDKHENMGAQMVKEVASKTADKAGDGTTTATVLAEAIFSEGLRNVAAGANPMDLKRGMEKAVKTIAKELEALSKPIKNQHEIAQVATISANNDAEIGQIIADAMEKVGKDGTITVEEAKGFETTLDVVKGMNFDRGYLSAYFMTNPETQECILENPYILIYEKKISVVKELIPLLQTVAESGRPLLIIAEDVEGEALATLVVNRLRAGLKVCAVKAPGFGDRRKAILEDLAILTGAQVISEELGMKLEQATIEMLGKAKKVIVKKDDTTLIEGQGDKERLRDRVAQIKRQIEETESDYDREKLQERLAKLAGGVGVIRVGAATEVEMKEKKDRVDDAQHATAAAIEEGILPGGGVAFIRCIPALNRLATTLEGDEKTGVLIIARALSAPLRQIAENAGQEGSIILQEVESRPVTEGYNALTGEYVDMFESGILDPKKVARCALENAVSIAALLLTTEATVVEIPEEKAAPAMPAGMDY
- a CDS encoding caspase family protein yields the protein MRIPNILIALALIFSVQSEAADLHAIVVADTIASNISKSVEMDLKKMEAEIYKISRHANLPIQKHFIAGKEITSAEILTTIQNLSVSDDDVILFYFSGHGYRTKKKESPWPNLYITHENKGIDFDLIVSELENKCPRLMIVFADVCNNIVPDMFAPPLAARSMAMMGQRAITADAYLALFRECRGKILLAGAKTGEFAWCTLDGALFTDAWIQSIEDEAKKGPEACWESIIEQAILKIQVDQNPYFQIEIEANEKSP